The Pseudomonas asiatica genome has a segment encoding these proteins:
- the lpxB gene encoding lipid-A-disaccharide synthase produces MAQLCVALVAGEASGDILGSGLMRAIKARHPDVRFIGVGGPLMEAEGLQSYFPMERLAVMGLVEVLGRLRELLKRRKLLIETLIGEKPDVFIGIDAPDFTLNIELKLRQAGIKTVHYVSPSVWAWRQKRVLKIRKGCDLMLTLLPFEARFYEEQGVPVRFVGHPLADTIPLEADRPAARAALGLGEGPVVALMPGSRGGEVGRLGALFLDAAERLRQQVPGVRFVLPCANAARRAQVEQMLEGRQLPLTLLDGQSHQALAACDAVLIASGTATLEALLYKRPMVVAYRLAPLTYWILKRLVKSPYVSLPNLLAQRALVPELLQDDATSEALANTLAPLVADGSQQTESFDEIHRTLRRDASNQAAEAVLALLKDR; encoded by the coding sequence ATGGCCCAGCTTTGCGTAGCCTTGGTCGCAGGTGAGGCCAGCGGCGACATTCTCGGTTCCGGCTTGATGCGTGCCATCAAGGCACGCCACCCCGACGTACGGTTCATCGGCGTTGGCGGCCCCTTGATGGAAGCCGAAGGCCTGCAATCCTATTTCCCCATGGAGCGCCTGGCCGTCATGGGCCTGGTCGAAGTGCTGGGGCGCCTGCGCGAGCTGCTCAAGCGCCGCAAGCTGCTGATCGAGACCCTGATCGGCGAAAAGCCCGATGTGTTCATCGGCATCGATGCCCCCGACTTCACCCTCAACATCGAACTGAAACTGCGTCAGGCCGGGATCAAGACCGTGCACTACGTCAGCCCGTCGGTCTGGGCCTGGCGGCAGAAGCGTGTGCTGAAGATTCGCAAAGGCTGCGACCTGATGCTGACGCTGTTGCCATTCGAGGCGCGGTTCTATGAAGAGCAGGGCGTACCGGTGCGCTTCGTCGGCCACCCGTTGGCCGACACCATCCCGCTCGAAGCCGACCGCCCTGCCGCACGTGCCGCGCTGGGCCTGGGCGAAGGGCCGGTAGTAGCGTTGATGCCGGGCAGCCGGGGCGGCGAAGTAGGGCGCCTGGGCGCACTGTTCCTGGATGCTGCCGAACGGCTGCGCCAGCAGGTACCGGGCGTGCGTTTCGTGCTGCCTTGCGCCAATGCCGCGCGTCGCGCCCAGGTCGAGCAGATGCTCGAAGGGCGCCAGCTGCCGCTGACCTTGCTCGATGGCCAGTCGCACCAGGCCCTGGCGGCCTGTGACGCGGTGCTGATCGCCTCGGGTACCGCCACCCTCGAAGCACTGCTGTACAAGCGACCGATGGTGGTGGCCTATCGCCTCGCGCCCCTGACCTACTGGATCCTCAAGCGCCTGGTAAAGAGCCCCTACGTGTCGTTGCCGAACCTGCTGGCCCAGCGGGCGCTGGTACCCGAGTTGCTGCAGGACGACGCCACCAGCGAAGCCCTGGCCAACACCCTGGCGCCGCTGGTGGCCGATGGCAGCCAGCAGACCGAAAGTTTCGACGAAATTCACCGCACCCTGCGCCGTGACGCCTCCAACCAGGCGGCCGAGGCGGTACTGGCCTTGCTCAAGGACCGCTGA
- the rnhB gene encoding ribonuclease HII, with protein MQIGLDFNLVEDLVAGVDEVGRGPLCGAVVTAAVILDPARPILGLNDSKKLTEAKREALFDEICEKALSFCIARAEVEEIDRLNILHATMLAMQRAVEGLHITPKLALIDGNRCPKLAVPASPVVKGDSQVPAIAAASILAKVTRDREMSAFELIYPGYGIGGHKGYPTPVHLEALARLGPTPIHRRSFAPVRAAWDAREGVTDSLI; from the coding sequence ATGCAAATTGGACTGGACTTCAACCTGGTCGAAGACCTGGTCGCTGGCGTCGACGAAGTGGGCCGTGGCCCGCTGTGCGGCGCGGTGGTGACCGCTGCGGTGATCCTCGACCCGGCGCGCCCGATCCTCGGCCTGAACGACTCGAAGAAGCTCACCGAAGCCAAGCGCGAGGCGCTGTTCGACGAGATCTGCGAAAAGGCCCTGAGCTTCTGCATCGCCCGCGCCGAGGTCGAGGAAATCGACCGCCTGAACATCCTGCACGCGACCATGCTGGCCATGCAGCGCGCCGTGGAAGGCCTGCACATTACACCGAAGCTGGCCCTGATCGACGGCAACCGCTGCCCGAAACTGGCCGTACCGGCGTCGCCGGTAGTCAAGGGCGACAGCCAGGTGCCGGCCATCGCGGCGGCGTCGATCCTGGCCAAGGTGACCCGCGACCGGGAGATGAGCGCATTCGAGCTGATCTACCCAGGTTATGGCATTGGCGGGCACAAGGGCTACCCGACCCCGGTGCACCTCGAGGCGCTGGCACGCTTGGGGCCTACACCTATTCATCGGCGTTCCTTTGCCCCTGTGCGGGCCGCGTGGGATGCACGTGAAGGCGTCACCGACTCCCTGATCTGA
- the lpxA gene encoding acyl-ACP--UDP-N-acetylglucosamine O-acyltransferase, translated as MNSIDPRAIIDPSAKLADGVEVGPWSIVGPDVEIGEGTVIGPHVVLKGPTRIGKHNRIFQFSSIGEDTPDLKYKGEPTRLVIGDHNVIREGVTIHRGTVQDRAETTVGDHNLIMAYAHIGHDSVIGNHCILVNNTALAGHVHVGDWAILSGYTLVHQYCHIGAHAFSGMGTAIGKDVPAFVTVFGSPAEARSMNFEGMRRRGFSDEVIHVLRRCYKIVYRQGLTVEDALKELDELAAKHPEVDLFRQSIVNSARGITR; from the coding sequence ATGAATTCGATTGATCCTCGGGCCATTATCGACCCGTCGGCCAAGCTGGCCGATGGTGTCGAGGTCGGCCCCTGGTCGATCGTTGGCCCCGATGTGGAAATCGGGGAGGGCACCGTTATCGGCCCGCATGTTGTGCTCAAAGGGCCGACCCGCATCGGCAAGCACAACCGTATCTTTCAGTTTTCCTCGATCGGCGAAGACACCCCGGACCTCAAGTACAAGGGTGAGCCGACGCGCCTGGTGATCGGCGATCACAATGTGATCCGCGAAGGGGTGACCATTCACCGCGGCACCGTCCAGGACCGTGCGGAAACCACCGTGGGCGACCACAACCTGATCATGGCCTATGCCCACATCGGCCACGACAGCGTCATCGGCAACCACTGCATCCTGGTCAACAACACGGCCCTGGCCGGCCATGTGCACGTGGGGGACTGGGCGATCCTGTCCGGCTACACCCTGGTGCACCAGTACTGCCATATCGGTGCCCACGCGTTTTCCGGCATGGGCACGGCGATCGGCAAGGATGTCCCGGCCTTCGTCACCGTGTTCGGCAGCCCGGCCGAAGCCCGCAGCATGAACTTCGAAGGCATGCGCCGCCGGGGTTTCAGCGACGAGGTGATCCATGTGCTGCGCCGTTGCTACAAGATCGTCTATCGCCAGGGCCTGACCGTCGAAGACGCGCTCAAGGAGCTGGACGAACTGGCTGCGAAGCACCCTGAGGTCGATCTGTTCCGTCAGTCGATCGTGAACTCCGCCCGCGGCATCACCCGCTGA
- the lpxD gene encoding UDP-3-O-(3-hydroxymyristoyl)glucosamine N-acyltransferase: MTVTMTLGQLAEALGATLKGPEALQITGLATLQEAGPGQLSFLANPQYRKFLDSSQAAAVLLKAADAEGFAGNALIVADPYLAYARISHLFDPKPKAVAGIHPSAVVAEDAQVDASASIGPFAVIESGARIAANVSVGAHCVVGARCVIGEGGWLAPRVTLYHDVTIGKRVVIQSGAVIGGEGFGFANEKGVWRKIAQIGGVTIGDDVEIGVNTAVDRGALSDTRIADGVKLDNQIQIAHNVQIGEHTAMAACVGISGSTRIGKHCTIAGGVGMVGHIDVCDNVFVSGMTMVTRSITEPGAYSSGTAMQPLAEWRKSAARIRHLDDMAKRLQQLEKRVDTVTSGGQPTSEG; the protein is encoded by the coding sequence ATGACCGTGACCATGACGCTAGGCCAGTTGGCCGAGGCCCTCGGCGCCACCCTCAAGGGGCCCGAGGCGCTGCAGATTACCGGGCTGGCCACCTTGCAGGAGGCTGGCCCAGGTCAGTTGAGCTTCCTCGCCAACCCGCAGTACCGCAAATTCCTGGATAGCAGCCAGGCGGCCGCGGTGCTGCTGAAGGCGGCGGACGCCGAAGGCTTTGCCGGCAATGCGCTGATCGTCGCCGATCCGTACCTGGCCTACGCGCGCATTTCCCACCTGTTCGACCCCAAACCCAAGGCTGTGGCGGGTATTCATCCCAGCGCCGTGGTGGCCGAGGACGCGCAGGTGGACGCCAGTGCCAGCATCGGGCCGTTCGCGGTCATCGAAAGCGGTGCGCGCATCGCGGCTAATGTCAGTGTGGGTGCACACTGCGTGGTCGGTGCCCGTTGCGTGATCGGAGAGGGCGGCTGGCTGGCCCCACGGGTCACCCTGTACCATGATGTGACCATCGGCAAGCGTGTGGTCATCCAGTCGGGTGCGGTGATCGGCGGTGAAGGTTTCGGCTTTGCCAACGAGAAGGGCGTGTGGCGCAAGATCGCCCAGATCGGTGGCGTGACCATCGGCGACGACGTGGAAATCGGTGTCAATACCGCGGTCGATCGTGGCGCGCTGTCGGATACGCGGATCGCTGATGGGGTCAAGCTCGACAACCAGATCCAGATCGCCCACAACGTGCAGATCGGTGAGCACACGGCCATGGCCGCCTGCGTCGGAATTTCCGGCAGCACGCGCATCGGCAAGCATTGCACCATTGCCGGAGGTGTCGGCATGGTGGGTCATATTGATGTCTGTGATAACGTTTTCGTGTCCGGGATGACCATGGTGACCCGTTCGATCACCGAACCGGGTGCCTATTCTTCCGGCACTGCCATGCAGCCACTGGCTGAATGGCGCAAGAGCGCCGCGCGTATCCGCCACCTGGACGACATGGCCAAGCGTCTCCAGCAGCTGGAAAAACGCGTCGATACCGTGACCTCAGGTGGCCAGCCGACATCAGAAGGCTGA
- the fabZ gene encoding 3-hydroxyacyl-ACP dehydratase FabZ, with protein MMDINEIREYLPHRYPFLLVDRVTELDYEAQSIRAYKNVSINEPFFNGHFPAHPIMPGVLIIEAMAQAAGILGFKMLDAKPADGTLYYFVGSDKLRFRQPVLPGDQLVLEAKFLSRKSMIWKFECRALVDGKPVCSAEITCAERSL; from the coding sequence ATGATGGACATCAACGAGATTCGCGAATACCTGCCTCACCGTTACCCGTTCCTGCTGGTGGACCGCGTGACGGAGCTGGACTACGAGGCCCAGAGCATTCGTGCCTACAAGAATGTCAGCATCAACGAGCCGTTCTTCAACGGCCATTTCCCGGCTCACCCGATCATGCCGGGCGTCCTGATCATCGAAGCCATGGCACAGGCCGCGGGTATCCTCGGTTTCAAGATGCTCGACGCCAAGCCGGCCGATGGCACCCTGTACTACTTCGTCGGCTCCGACAAGCTGCGTTTCCGTCAGCCGGTACTGCCGGGTGACCAGTTGGTGCTGGAAGCCAAGTTCCTCAGCCGCAAGAGCATGATCTGGAAATTCGAGTGCCGCGCCCTGGTCGACGGCAAGCCGGTCTGCTCGGCAGAAATCACCTGCGCGGAACGCTCCCTATGA